A region of Shewanella psychromarinicola DNA encodes the following proteins:
- the serC gene encoding 3-phosphoserine/phosphohydroxythreonine transaminase — MSAIYNFCAGPAMLPQAVMQKAQQELIDWNGLGVSVMEISHRSKEFIALTEQAEVTLRKLMNIPKNYHVLFMHGGGRGQFSNVVNNFLGDNGRALYLVSGQWSSSAVTEAQKLVGEQHIDSINIVEQINGLNQVTLPDLSTIKKDYRYVHYCSNETVDGIEIFEELTSPWPIVADLSSTIMSHEIDVSKYGLIYAGAQKNIGPSGLSIVIVRDDMLKLPSLPQSSIMDYRVAVEYGSMFNTPPTFAWYLASEVFAWLAANGGVSAMAQLNQQKAALLYHCIDNNPFYKNGVALNNRSRMNVTFQLVNDALNSEFLVQAEQVGLMALKGHRNVGGMRASIYNAMPLAGVKALVDFMNNFAVKHHQA, encoded by the coding sequence GTGAGCGCAATTTATAATTTCTGTGCTGGACCGGCCATGTTACCTCAAGCTGTGATGCAAAAAGCACAACAGGAATTAATTGATTGGAATGGCCTAGGTGTCTCCGTGATGGAAATCAGTCATCGCAGTAAAGAGTTTATTGCACTGACCGAGCAAGCAGAGGTCACACTTCGCAAGTTGATGAACATCCCTAAAAACTATCATGTGTTATTTATGCATGGTGGTGGCCGCGGCCAATTTTCTAACGTAGTGAATAACTTCTTGGGTGATAACGGTCGGGCGCTTTATTTAGTCAGTGGTCAATGGTCGTCGTCAGCGGTGACAGAAGCGCAAAAACTGGTGGGTGAGCAACATATTGACAGCATCAATATTGTTGAACAGATCAATGGTCTTAACCAGGTGACATTACCCGACTTAAGCACAATCAAGAAAGACTATCGTTATGTGCATTATTGCTCAAACGAAACCGTTGATGGCATCGAAATTTTTGAAGAGTTAACGAGCCCTTGGCCCATCGTTGCTGATTTATCATCAACCATCATGTCCCATGAAATTGATGTCAGCAAATACGGACTCATTTATGCTGGCGCGCAAAAGAACATTGGCCCATCAGGCTTGTCGATTGTGATCGTCCGTGACGATATGCTTAAACTTCCAAGCCTACCGCAGTCATCAATAATGGATTATCGCGTGGCGGTTGAATATGGCTCAATGTTTAATACCCCACCAACGTTTGCTTGGTATTTAGCCTCTGAAGTGTTTGCCTGGTTAGCGGCTAATGGTGGTGTGAGTGCGATGGCTCAATTGAACCAACAAAAAGCGGCGTTACTGTATCATTGTATCGACAATAATCCGTTTTATAAAAACGGCGTCGCACTTAATAACCGCTCACGTATGAACGTGACCTTCCAATTAGTGAATGATGCGCTAAACAGTGAGTTTTTAGTTCAAGCAGAGCAGGTAGGATTAATGGCATTAAAAGGTCATCGTAACGTAGGCGGTATGCGTGCCAGTATTTATAACGCCATGCCGCTAGCCGGTGTAAAAGCCCTGGTTGACTTTATGAATAACTTTGCAGTAAAGCACCATCAAGCCTAA
- a CDS encoding methyltransferase — protein MSFYQSPKKISAFDAKFEAQKIAFAPVSFQVARCLSQFDLLTKVDEVGEKGISLVQLTQDSELSEYAIHVLLDMGLSMGIFWCKDNHYRLDKTGYFLLHDDMAAKNLNFIHDVCYQGLFELEDSLKQGKAIGLKHFGDWDTIYPGLSQLPEQTKKSWFEFDHYYSDHAFDSLLPLIFKSQPAHIVDVGGNTGKWAFACTHYNKNVHVTIMDLPGQLIVAMKNAQTQLVADRVHPFETDLLDSEKPFCQEGDLYWMSQFLDCFSKQQISIILKRTVAAMKPDSELCILETYWDRQPHEAGAYCVNATSLYFTAIANGNSRMYHSKDMLNMIIEAGLYVDQDIDNIGLGHTLLRCKLKPTYQ, from the coding sequence ATGTCTTTTTATCAATCTCCCAAAAAAATATCTGCTTTTGATGCTAAGTTTGAAGCACAAAAAATAGCGTTTGCACCGGTCAGTTTTCAAGTCGCACGTTGCTTAAGTCAATTTGATTTACTCACCAAAGTTGATGAGGTTGGTGAGAAAGGTATTAGCCTAGTTCAGCTTACCCAAGATTCCGAGTTGTCTGAATATGCCATTCATGTCTTGCTTGATATGGGATTAAGCATGGGCATTTTTTGGTGTAAAGATAATCATTACCGCCTCGATAAAACTGGCTATTTTTTACTCCATGATGATATGGCCGCAAAAAACCTAAACTTCATCCATGATGTTTGTTATCAAGGCTTGTTTGAGCTTGAAGATTCACTTAAGCAAGGCAAAGCAATAGGGCTTAAACACTTTGGCGATTGGGACACTATTTACCCGGGCTTAAGCCAACTACCAGAACAAACTAAAAAAAGCTGGTTTGAGTTTGATCATTACTATTCAGATCATGCTTTTGACAGCCTATTACCATTAATATTTAAGTCACAGCCGGCGCATATTGTTGATGTGGGTGGCAATACCGGTAAATGGGCATTTGCCTGCACCCATTATAATAAAAACGTCCACGTCACTATTATGGATTTACCGGGGCAACTTATTGTGGCAATGAAAAATGCACAAACACAGTTGGTTGCAGATCGCGTTCATCCCTTTGAAACAGATTTACTCGATAGCGAAAAGCCTTTTTGCCAAGAGGGTGATTTATATTGGATGAGTCAATTTTTAGATTGTTTTTCTAAACAACAAATAAGCATTATTCTTAAGCGCACTGTGGCAGCGATGAAACCTGATAGTGAACTTTGTATTTTAGAGACATATTGGGACAGGCAACCCCATGAAGCTGGTGCCTATTGTGTTAACGCAACGTCTTTGTATTTTACTGCTATTGCCAATGGAAATAGTCGGATGTACCACAGTAAAGATATGCTTAACATGATCATTGAAGCTGGACTGTATGTTGATCAAGACATCGACAACATCGGCCTGGGTCATACTTTACTGCGCTGCAAACTCAAGCCTACTTATCAATAG
- a CDS encoding aromatic amino acid transport family protein encodes MQNEAISAQEIPESVVVSDTGWSRQDTTWMLSLFGTAVGAGILFLPINAGMGGFWPLVLMVLMIGPMTYLAHRGLSRFLCSSTIADSDITQVVEEHFGIGAGKAITLLYFLAIYPIVLIYGVGITNTVDSFIINQLGVFTEVPRMLQNGAPALTDAGVQIIDKISAIPRWLLSGMLILCMMSVMVAGEKFMLSVTRILVYPLVAILAFMSLYLIPDWKFDALMVVPSATNFLGTVWLTIPVLVFAFNHSPAISQFSVSLKKEHGANASHKADVILRNTTIMLVGFVMLFVFSCVLSLTPVQLLEAKADNLPILSYLANVHESGFISYVAPVIAFIAIISSFFGHYMGATEGLKGIITKQLPNSGKPENSHKLDKFILGFMFITTWAVAIINPSILGMIEALGGPVIAAILYIMPMYAIHKVPALKAYRGRVSNIFVVITGLLSMTAIVFGLLS; translated from the coding sequence ATGCAAAATGAAGCCATAAGTGCACAAGAGATCCCCGAGTCTGTCGTTGTTTCAGATACAGGCTGGTCACGTCAGGATACAACCTGGATGTTGAGCTTGTTTGGCACGGCCGTCGGTGCCGGAATTTTATTTTTACCTATTAATGCGGGGATGGGTGGCTTTTGGCCATTGGTCTTAATGGTGCTAATGATTGGCCCTATGACCTATCTTGCTCACCGTGGTCTATCCCGCTTTCTATGTTCATCCACCATTGCTGATAGTGACATCACCCAGGTAGTAGAAGAACATTTTGGTATTGGGGCGGGTAAAGCCATTACCTTACTGTATTTTTTAGCCATTTATCCCATTGTGTTAATCTACGGCGTTGGGATCACTAATACCGTCGACAGTTTCATTATTAATCAATTAGGCGTGTTTACCGAAGTCCCAAGAATGTTGCAGAACGGTGCGCCAGCATTAACAGATGCTGGGGTGCAAATTATCGATAAAATAAGTGCTATTCCGCGCTGGCTACTTTCGGGCATGCTGATCTTATGCATGATGTCTGTGATGGTCGCAGGTGAAAAGTTTATGCTCTCTGTAACGCGGATATTAGTCTATCCCCTAGTCGCGATCCTCGCTTTCATGTCATTGTATTTAATACCAGACTGGAAGTTTGATGCTCTTATGGTTGTGCCTTCGGCCACTAATTTTCTTGGTACCGTCTGGTTAACTATTCCAGTGCTTGTGTTTGCCTTTAACCACTCGCCTGCTATCTCCCAGTTCTCGGTTTCGCTCAAAAAAGAACACGGCGCCAATGCCTCCCACAAGGCCGATGTCATACTACGCAATACTACCATCATGCTAGTGGGATTCGTGATGTTGTTCGTATTCTCCTGTGTATTGTCCTTAACACCGGTGCAATTGTTAGAAGCAAAAGCCGATAACCTACCGATCCTGTCTTATCTTGCCAACGTTCATGAAAGTGGTTTTATCAGCTATGTTGCACCTGTGATTGCTTTCATCGCCATTATTTCATCTTTCTTCGGCCACTATATGGGGGCTACCGAAGGCTTAAAAGGCATTATTACTAAGCAATTACCCAATAGCGGCAAGCCAGAAAACAGTCACAAATTGGATAAATTTATCTTAGGATTTATGTTTATTACTACTTGGGCCGTGGCGATTATCAACCCAAGTATACTTGGCATGATCGAGGCGCTTGGTGGCCCCGTTATTGCTGCTATTTTGTATATTATGCCAATGTATGCAATACATAAGGTGCCGGCTCTGAAAGCCTACCGAGGACGAGTGAGCAACATCTTCGTCGTCATTACGGGTTTATTGTCAATGACCGCCATTGTGTTCGGCTTACTGAGCTAA
- a CDS encoding amino acid aminotransferase, whose protein sequence is MFNSLTAMPADPILGLLTQYRADKHPNKVDLGVGVYKDPVGHTPILDCVKVAEKIRLDTETTKVYIGPTGSAPFNQLMGELAFGASHSVLLADRVRTVSTPGGTGALRVAADFIKRCNPNAVLWVSDPTWANHTGLFEAAGITVKTYPYYDYDNKTLKFDQMLAKLNTIDKDDVVLFHACCHNPSGMDLSTDQWDEVVKVTVKQGFTPLIDMAYQGFGDGVDEDAYGVRQMAAAVESMILCSSCSKNFGLYRERIGACSIVAKDSTTANVALSVMLYVIRCIYSMPPAHGAAIVETILGSPALKQQWLAELKVMRDRINGNRTMLVEQLAANGVDRDFSFIARQKGMFSFLGVNPEQVAILKQQYSVYMVGSSRISIAGISQTNVDYLAKSIAAVL, encoded by the coding sequence ATGTTTAATTCATTAACCGCGATGCCAGCCGATCCGATTTTAGGCCTATTGACACAATATCGCGCAGACAAGCATCCCAATAAAGTCGATTTAGGTGTGGGTGTTTATAAAGACCCTGTTGGCCACACACCTATTTTAGATTGCGTAAAAGTTGCCGAAAAAATCCGTTTAGACACCGAAACAACAAAAGTGTACATAGGACCAACAGGCTCAGCACCATTTAATCAACTCATGGGCGAATTAGCCTTTGGTGCCAGCCACAGTGTATTACTGGCCGATCGCGTTCGCACGGTATCAACGCCAGGCGGAACTGGTGCCCTGCGCGTGGCAGCTGACTTTATTAAGCGTTGTAATCCTAACGCAGTGTTATGGGTAAGCGACCCAACATGGGCCAACCACACGGGTTTATTTGAAGCCGCAGGCATTACAGTTAAAACCTATCCATACTATGACTACGACAACAAAACACTTAAATTTGATCAAATGCTAGCGAAGTTAAACACCATAGATAAAGATGACGTGGTGTTATTTCATGCATGTTGTCATAACCCAAGCGGCATGGATTTAAGCACCGATCAATGGGATGAAGTGGTTAAGGTTACGGTTAAGCAAGGTTTTACGCCATTAATTGACATGGCTTACCAGGGCTTTGGTGACGGCGTAGATGAAGATGCCTACGGCGTGCGCCAAATGGCTGCGGCAGTAGAAAGCATGATTTTATGCAGCTCTTGCTCAAAAAACTTTGGTTTGTACCGTGAGCGTATTGGCGCCTGTTCCATTGTCGCTAAAGACAGTACAACGGCTAACGTAGCACTGTCGGTAATGTTATATGTTATTCGCTGTATTTACTCAATGCCCCCTGCCCATGGCGCGGCGATTGTTGAAACCATCTTAGGCTCGCCAGCGCTTAAACAGCAATGGTTAGCTGAGCTCAAAGTGATGCGCGACCGTATTAACGGCAACCGAACTATGTTGGTTGAACAATTAGCCGCCAATGGTGTTGACCGCGACTTTAGTTTTATCGCCCGTCAAAAAGGCATGTTTTCATTCTTAGGGGTTAACCCTGAACAAGTGGCCATACTTAAACAGCAATACAGTGTGTACATGGTCGGCTCAAGCCGGATCAGTATTGCCGGTATTAGCCAAACCAATGTTGATTATTTAGCTAAATCTATTGCGGCAGTATTATAA
- the aroA gene encoding 3-phosphoshikimate 1-carboxyvinyltransferase, translated as MKQLRLDHITRMNGEINIPGSKSISNRALLLATLAKGTTTLTNLLDSDDIRYMLASLKQLGVNYRLSNNNTVCELEGMGSPLNSEQAQSLFLGNAGTAMRPLCAALTLGHGEFTLTGEPRMEERPIGDLVDALRQLGADVTYLKNDGFPPLTIKAKGLNGGDVEIAGNLSSQFLTALLMVAPLTKDSVNITIKGELVSKPYIDITISLMAKFGVKVINHDYARFEIPSGQQYVSPGKVLVEGDASSASYFLAAGAIQGGEVKVTGVGRLSIQGDVKFADVLAEMGADIEWGDDYIIVRQSTLTGIDMDMNHIPDAAMTIATAALFAKGVTSIRNIYNWRIKETDRLAAMATELRKVGATVDEGHDYITITPPAVLNTAAIDTYNDHRMAMCFSILAFADCGITINDPDCTSKTFPDYFAQFAQLAK; from the coding sequence ATGAAACAACTGCGTCTTGACCATATTACCCGCATGAATGGCGAAATTAACATTCCTGGCTCAAAAAGTATTTCAAATCGTGCCTTGCTATTAGCCACGTTGGCCAAAGGCACGACTACGCTAACGAACTTACTCGATTCTGATGATATCCGTTATATGTTGGCGTCGTTAAAACAACTTGGGGTAAATTATCGTCTATCGAATAACAATACCGTTTGTGAGCTCGAGGGAATGGGATCGCCACTGAATAGTGAACAAGCTCAAAGCCTGTTTCTTGGTAATGCAGGCACTGCCATGCGTCCGTTGTGTGCGGCATTAACCTTAGGTCATGGCGAATTTACCTTAACCGGTGAGCCTCGAATGGAAGAACGTCCTATTGGTGATTTAGTTGATGCGTTACGTCAACTTGGCGCCGATGTGACTTATCTTAAAAACGATGGTTTTCCGCCATTAACCATCAAGGCTAAAGGATTAAACGGCGGTGATGTTGAGATTGCGGGTAACTTATCAAGTCAATTCTTAACTGCGCTACTGATGGTGGCACCACTGACCAAAGACAGTGTGAACATTACTATTAAAGGTGAGCTTGTTTCTAAGCCTTATATTGATATTACTATTTCGTTGATGGCCAAGTTTGGTGTCAAGGTGATTAATCATGATTACGCCCGTTTTGAAATTCCATCAGGACAACAATACGTGTCGCCTGGCAAAGTCTTAGTTGAAGGCGATGCCTCATCGGCGTCTTACTTTTTAGCTGCTGGCGCGATCCAAGGTGGTGAAGTTAAAGTAACTGGCGTTGGCCGTTTAAGTATTCAGGGTGATGTTAAGTTTGCCGATGTATTAGCTGAAATGGGCGCAGACATAGAGTGGGGCGATGATTACATTATTGTCCGTCAATCGACCTTAACGGGTATCGACATGGACATGAACCACATTCCTGATGCGGCGATGACCATTGCAACCGCAGCCTTGTTTGCTAAAGGCGTTACCTCTATTCGCAACATTTATAACTGGCGCATTAAAGAAACTGATCGTTTAGCCGCCATGGCAACTGAGTTACGTAAAGTGGGTGCAACGGTTGATGAAGGTCATGATTATATTACCATTACGCCGCCAGCTGTATTAAATACCGCTGCGATTGATACCTATAACGATCATCGTATGGCGATGTGTTTTTCAATATTGGCCTTTGCCGATTGTGGTATCACCATTAACGATCCAGACTGCACATCAAAAACATTCCCGGATTATTTTGCACAATTTGCACAACTGGCAAAATAA
- the cmk gene encoding (d)CMP kinase codes for MSERSPVITVDGPSGAGKGTICQLLAQHLGWHLLDSGAIYRVLALAAIHHDVELENEEALTLLAAHLDVQFLTGSQTDAIKVVLEGEDVTTTIRSPECSNAASKVAALPRVREALLRRQRAFCAAPGLVADGRDMGTVVFSKAPVKIFLTASAEERAQRRYNQLQDKGFDVKIDRLLAEIIERDDRDTNRAAAPLVPANDALVIDTSGIGIEDVLKQVLEYVRQKITVT; via the coding sequence ATGTCAGAACGATCTCCAGTGATCACAGTTGATGGCCCTAGCGGTGCAGGGAAAGGGACAATATGTCAATTATTGGCACAGCATTTAGGATGGCATTTATTAGACAGTGGTGCGATTTATCGTGTTTTAGCCTTAGCCGCTATTCATCATGATGTTGAGCTAGAAAACGAAGAAGCACTGACCTTATTGGCTGCACACCTTGATGTCCAATTTTTAACGGGCAGCCAGACTGATGCCATTAAAGTGGTCCTCGAAGGCGAAGACGTTACCACGACCATTCGCTCACCAGAATGCTCAAATGCTGCCTCTAAAGTGGCGGCATTACCGCGTGTACGTGAGGCATTATTACGTCGCCAACGGGCATTTTGTGCCGCTCCAGGCTTAGTTGCCGACGGACGCGACATGGGTACCGTGGTCTTTTCTAAAGCACCAGTAAAAATATTTTTAACTGCGTCTGCTGAAGAACGGGCGCAAAGACGCTATAATCAGTTGCAGGACAAAGGCTTCGATGTTAAAATCGACCGCCTTTTAGCTGAAATTATCGAGCGAGACGACCGTGATACCAATCGCGCCGCTGCGCCTTTAGTCCCAGCTAATGATGCACTTGTTATTGATACAAGCGGCATAGGCATAGAAGATGTATTGAAGCAAGTGCTTGAATACGTTAGACAAAAAATTACTGTCACGTAA
- the rpsA gene encoding 30S ribosomal protein S1, producing the protein MTESFADLFEQSLETLEFRPGSIVRGTVVAIENGMVLVDAGLKSESPINADEFKNAQGVLEIQVGDEVDVALDSVEDGFGETQLSREKAKRHEAWIVLEKAYEDAETVIGIINGKVKGGFTVELNGIRAFLPGSLVDVRPVRDTAHLEYKELEFKVIKLDQKRNNVVVSRRAVIESESSAERDTLLENLQEGQAVKGIVKNLTDYGAFVDLGGVDGLLHITDMAWKRVKHPSEIVNVGDEINVKVLKYDRERTRVSLGLKQLGEDPWLEISKRYPESTRLTGRVTNLTDYGCFVEIEEGVEGLVHVSEMDWTNKNIHPSKVVNLGDEVEVLVLDIDEERRRISLGLKQCKVNPWDDFATRYNKGDKVSGKIKSITDFGIFIGLDGGIDGLVHLSDISWNGTGEDAVSEYKKGDEIHAVVLSVDPERERISLGVKQTEDDPFNAYLADKKKGTVVHGTVSAVDAKGVTVELAETVEGYIRVADISSERIEDASTVYSVGNAIEAKFMGVDRKNRSISLSIKAKDEAEQKEAIATLNKQDEVVMSSAMAEAFKAARK; encoded by the coding sequence ATGACTGAATCTTTTGCTGATCTATTTGAACAATCCCTTGAAACTTTAGAGTTCCGTCCAGGTTCTATCGTTCGTGGTACAGTTGTTGCCATTGAAAACGGTATGGTACTTGTTGACGCCGGCCTTAAGTCTGAAAGTCCAATCAATGCTGACGAATTCAAAAACGCACAAGGCGTTTTAGAAATTCAAGTTGGTGATGAAGTTGACGTAGCCCTTGACTCTGTTGAAGATGGCTTTGGTGAGACTCAATTGTCTCGCGAAAAAGCTAAGCGTCATGAAGCTTGGATCGTTCTAGAAAAAGCGTACGAAGATGCTGAAACTGTAATCGGTATCATCAATGGTAAAGTTAAAGGTGGTTTCACTGTTGAATTAAACGGTATCCGTGCCTTCTTACCAGGTTCTCTAGTTGACGTGCGCCCAGTTCGCGACACCGCTCACTTAGAGTACAAAGAATTAGAATTCAAAGTTATCAAGCTTGATCAGAAGCGCAACAACGTTGTTGTTTCTCGTCGTGCAGTTATCGAATCTGAAAGCAGTGCTGAACGTGATACTCTTCTTGAGAATCTACAAGAAGGTCAAGCTGTTAAAGGTATCGTTAAAAACCTTACTGACTACGGTGCATTCGTAGACTTGGGTGGTGTTGACGGTCTTTTACATATCACAGATATGGCTTGGAAACGTGTTAAGCACCCATCTGAAATCGTTAATGTTGGTGACGAAATCAACGTTAAAGTACTTAAATATGACCGTGAGCGTACTCGCGTATCATTAGGTCTTAAGCAACTTGGCGAAGATCCATGGTTAGAAATCAGCAAGCGCTACCCAGAAAGCACACGTCTTACTGGTCGCGTAACTAACTTAACTGACTACGGTTGCTTCGTAGAAATCGAAGAAGGCGTTGAAGGTTTAGTTCACGTTTCTGAAATGGATTGGACTAACAAGAACATTCACCCATCTAAAGTTGTTAACTTAGGTGATGAAGTTGAAGTGTTAGTACTAGACATTGACGAAGAGCGTCGTCGTATTTCTCTAGGCCTGAAACAGTGTAAAGTTAACCCATGGGATGACTTCGCAACTCGTTACAACAAAGGCGACAAAGTATCTGGTAAGATCAAGTCAATCACTGACTTCGGTATCTTTATCGGTCTTGACGGTGGAATCGATGGTCTTGTTCACTTATCTGATATTTCTTGGAACGGTACTGGCGAAGATGCAGTATCTGAATACAAGAAAGGCGACGAAATCCATGCAGTGGTTCTTTCAGTAGACCCAGAGCGTGAGCGCATCAGCTTAGGTGTTAAGCAAACTGAAGATGATCCATTCAACGCATACTTAGCTGACAAGAAGAAAGGCACCGTAGTTCACGGTACTGTTTCTGCTGTTGACGCAAAAGGTGTTACAGTTGAATTGGCTGAAACAGTTGAAGGTTATATCCGTGTAGCTGACATCTCTTCAGAACGCATCGAAGATGCATCTACTGTATACTCAGTAGGTAATGCAATCGAAGCTAAGTTCATGGGTGTAGATCGTAAGAACCGTTCTATCAGCTTATCTATCAAAGCGAAAGATGAAGCTGAACAGAAAGAAGCGATTGCTACTTTGAACAAGCAAGATGAAGTTGTAATGAGCAGCGCAATGGCTGAAGCTTTCAAAGCGGCTCGTAAGTAA
- the ihfB gene encoding integration host factor subunit beta → MTKSELIEKLATRQSQLSAKEVESAIKEMLEQMATTLETGDRIEIRGFGSFSLHYRAPRMGRNPKTGTSVDLEGKYVPHFKPGKELRERVDVVNP, encoded by the coding sequence ATGACAAAATCTGAACTTATCGAAAAACTCGCCACTAGGCAGTCGCAACTGTCGGCGAAGGAAGTGGAAAGTGCAATCAAAGAAATGTTGGAGCAAATGGCAACAACATTAGAAACCGGTGATCGTATAGAAATCCGCGGATTTGGTAGTTTTTCACTTCACTATCGTGCACCACGTATGGGTCGTAATCCAAAAACAGGCACCTCTGTTGATTTGGAAGGCAAGTATGTACCGCACTTTAAGCCGGGTAAAGAACTGCGCGAACGTGTCGATGTTGTTAATCCTTGA
- a CDS encoding lipopolysaccharide assembly protein LapA domain-containing protein, with protein sequence MRSFIVVVLVGLLFVLALLFGAKNEQVVTLSYFIAEGQYRLPIVLAVVFFCGFILSWIFASYHIIKLKLALRKSNKALKKFTAVEATSVALTPKDQVV encoded by the coding sequence GTGAGATCATTTATTGTTGTTGTACTCGTTGGATTGTTGTTTGTTTTAGCTTTATTATTTGGTGCTAAAAATGAACAAGTCGTCACTTTAAGTTACTTTATTGCTGAAGGGCAATATCGTTTGCCTATAGTACTTGCCGTGGTCTTTTTCTGCGGGTTTATTCTCAGCTGGATATTTGCAAGCTACCACATCATTAAGCTAAAACTTGCGTTGCGTAAAAGTAACAAAGCCCTTAAAAAGTTTACCGCTGTAGAGGCAACCAGTGTTGCTTTAACGCCTAAGGATCAAGTCGTCTAG
- the lapB gene encoding lipopolysaccharide assembly protein LapB yields MLEILFLLLPIAAGYGWYMGRRSIRHSDSQQSKKLSRDYFTGFNFLLSNESDKAVDLFISMLDVDDETIDTHLSLGSLFRKRGEVDRSIRIHQNLIARPSLTNEQRDIAMMELGKDYMAAGFYDRAEEIFSNLVSQDDHSEESETQLLLIYQVTKEWQKAIDITKRLPRKRQQVLKHTTAHFYCQLADEANNDADKIKKLHQAIKQDAQCGRAWLTLAKIYLDAGQFELCKQAIQQLKLADIDLFADAVSIAKQVYRDTQDPEGFNELLAEAIADGAGASVVIALAEHKISLNQHQSAETMMLDNLYHHPTMKGFQHLMQLHIKQAEDGQAKQSLSMLEQLVEQQIKFRPSYRCIACGFPSHGLYWHCPSCKQWGSIKRIKGLDGE; encoded by the coding sequence ATGCTAGAAATCTTGTTCTTGTTATTGCCTATCGCTGCCGGTTACGGATGGTACATGGGACGACGCAGTATTCGTCATAGCGATAGCCAGCAGAGTAAAAAATTAAGCCGAGATTATTTTACTGGGTTTAACTTTTTACTGTCTAACGAGTCTGATAAAGCGGTTGATTTATTTATCAGCATGCTTGATGTTGACGATGAAACCATCGACACCCATTTATCGTTAGGTTCGTTATTTCGTAAACGGGGTGAAGTAGACCGTTCAATACGTATCCATCAGAACTTGATTGCCAGGCCCAGCTTGACCAACGAGCAACGTGACATCGCGATGATGGAGTTAGGTAAAGATTATATGGCCGCTGGGTTTTATGACCGCGCCGAAGAAATCTTTAGCAACTTAGTCAGTCAAGATGACCACAGTGAAGAATCAGAAACACAACTTCTGTTAATCTACCAAGTGACTAAAGAGTGGCAAAAGGCCATCGATATCACTAAGCGTCTACCTCGAAAACGCCAACAAGTGCTTAAACACACCACGGCACATTTTTATTGTCAATTAGCTGATGAAGCCAATAACGACGCTGACAAAATCAAAAAATTGCACCAAGCGATTAAACAAGACGCTCAATGCGGTCGGGCTTGGTTAACCTTAGCTAAAATTTATCTTGATGCTGGTCAGTTTGAGTTATGCAAGCAGGCGATCCAACAGCTGAAATTGGCCGATATTGATTTATTTGCTGATGCCGTTTCAATTGCAAAGCAAGTGTATCGAGACACCCAAGATCCAGAAGGTTTTAACGAACTGCTTGCAGAGGCCATTGCCGACGGCGCAGGTGCCAGTGTGGTTATCGCACTTGCCGAGCACAAAATAAGCCTTAATCAACATCAAAGTGCTGAAACCATGATGCTCGATAACTTATATCATCATCCGACCATGAAAGGGTTTCAGCATTTAATGCAATTGCACATTAAACAAGCTGAAGATGGCCAAGCGAAACAAAGTTTATCTATGCTCGAACAGCTTGTTGAACAACAAATTAAATTCCGTCCTAGTTACCGCTGTATTGCCTGCGGTTTCCCCTCTCACGGTTTATATTGGCATTGTCCATCATGTAAACAGTGGGGCAGCATCAAACGGATCAAAGGGCTCGACGGTGAATAA